A DNA window from Pogona vitticeps strain Pit_001003342236 chromosome 2, PviZW2.1, whole genome shotgun sequence contains the following coding sequences:
- the LOC110090992 gene encoding uncharacterized protein LOC110090992, whose product MANLCKTPTKTAHGRSSLLGEEETPVQISRGRHSMDGGSRRVSLMRRQVSASSLRSEGQVCVAELAKPRCSRSDSLAKPDPLVVSLLQALTKAGIPLSEMEFFESFLHQLGARRPIPSMAQIHRTFLPALARHHESALRRTLRHRDAFVFLHEATTGDGRAALGISLLPLDRVGKPPLLLGVEFLEQLSHALVSRAVARVLSEGHVLFHRVLAVITSGSAPMIQAFAANGILGTVLSAALHIPCLLHQLELVMELWQDRLERLATLLHLLEETLGRRASLRHRYELFLHEHESGLTLTLPNDQTGPEAWLEKAVGIAEHLPFLVDFVATDEEEGSLMSKLQTLLGEGNEALVAEAIFAAEHAPALLNMAQFLRQRGEPLAHRIYGELDSLRISFSYHVDAGLGPKTERHLALCQPPLAEHFRGILARSLNRLEHLLESHPAVPTLRAVRALDPKQLGAVGWSRSEHEQGIAGLAEVPEIEWFRYQHLAEAAPADVSLPQWWEAQAERLPTLSPLAQQFLWLPVCSPKSPFHPGGILNLTGAGEGFTEESVRLLCMIRYNRNLY is encoded by the coding sequence ATGGCGAATCTATGCAAGACACCCACCAAGACCGCTCATGGCCGTTCTTCCCTGCTTGGGGAGGAGGAGACACCGGTACAGATTTCCCGTGGTCGCCACTCCATGGATGGTGGTTCCCGAAGGGTTTCCCTGATGCGTAGGCAGGTCTCTGCCTCATCCCTCCGCTCCGAGGGACAGGTTTGTGTAGCCGAACTCGCCAAGCCAAGGTGCAGTCGCTCAGATTCTCTGGCCAAGCCAGACCCGTTAGTTGTATCTCTGCTCCAGGCCCTCACAAAGGCAGGCATCCCGCTTTCTGAGATGGAATTCTTTGAGAGTTTTCTGCATCAGCTGGGGGCTCGACGCCCCATCCCATCCATGGCCCAAATCCACCGCACCTTTCTTCCAGCCTTGGCTCGACATCACGAATCAGCTCTTCGGCGCACCCTACGGCACCGCGATGCGTTTGTTTTCCTACATGAGGCAACGACCGGGGATGGGCGTGCTGCCTTGGGTATTTCTCTTCTGCCTCTTGACAGGGTTGGCAAGCCTCCATTGCTCCTTGGGGTAGAGTTCCTGGAACAGCTGAGCCACGCTTTAGTGTCCCGTGCTGTGGCCCGTGTGCTTAGCGAGGGGCATGTCCTATTCCACCGGGTGCTGGCTGTGATAACCTCCGGCAGTGCCCCTATGATACAGGCCTTTGCTGCCAATGGGATTTTGGGCACGGTGTTATCAGCTGCTCTCCATATACCTTGCCTCTTGCATCAACTGGAGCTGGTGATGGAGCTGTGGCAAGATCGGTTGGAAAGGCTGGCGACGCTGCTCCATCTTCTAGAAGAGACGCTGGGCCGGCGGGCTAGCCTCCGTCATCGTTATGAGCTCTTTTTGCACGAGCACGAGTCGGGGCTGACTCTGACTCTGCCCAATGACCAAACCGGCCctgaggcttggctggagaaaGCCGTGGGCATTGCAGAACATCTCCCTTTCCTGGTGGACTTTGTCGCCACGGATGAAGAGGAGGGGTCTCTCATGTCAAAGCTACAGACACTTCTAGGGGAAGGCAATGAGGCGCTGGTGGCGGAAGCAATATTTGCAGCCGAACATGCCCCAGCACTTCTAAATATGGCGCAATTTCTCCGCCAGAGAGGTGAGCCGCTGGCCCATCGGATCTATGGAGAGCTGGACTCTTTGCGCATTTCTTTCTCCTACCACGTAGATGCCGGGTTGGGCCCCAAAACGGAAAGGCATTTAGCTTTGTGCCAACCTCCACTTGCCGAGCACTTCCGGGGGATCCTGGCTCGTAGCCTCAACCGGCTGGAGCACTTGTTGGAGTCTCACCCCGCCGTGCCCACTTTGAGAGCAGTGCGGGCGCTCGATCCCAAGCAGTTGGGTGCTGTGGGTTGGAGCCGTTCAGAGCACGAGCAGGGGATCGCGGGGCTGGCAGAGGTGCCAGAGATTGAGTGGTTCCGATACCAGCACTTGGCCGAAGCGGCCCCTGCAGACGTCTCCCTGCCTCAGTGGTGGGAGGCGCAAGCGGAGCGGCTCCCCACCCTCAGCCCTCTTGCCCAACAATTTCTTTGGCTGCCAGTCTGTTCTCCCAAGTCCCCCTTCCACCCTGGGGGCATCCTCAACCTAACAGGGGCTGGAGAGGGATTTACAGAGGAGTCTGTGCGCTTACTGTGCATGATACGGTACAACCGCAATCTCTATTAG